In Caproiciproducens sp. NJN-50, the following are encoded in one genomic region:
- a CDS encoding DUF4392 domain-containing protein — protein MDQEALTELNVGQNLDDLMNLDPRGYGVCRILYEGSRKLAGEPLTIHAAKKLMETVREGDEVLILTGFVLTPSLCAETDGIIGAMLFARAVQKAFRAVPVLVCPEENVPAVRGIAPLIGLHLYESVKEAKRFPFSMACLTFPKDAEKAAARAEEIIAQGLPSVAVTIEFPGANAKGEYHNAVGKSVTALEAKADILFERLQEKGVPTISIGDLGNEMGLGTLGGHLNRYIPYAAPGACSCGCGCGIAVATRAETVLTATVSNWGSDGMIAALAFLKKDPEILHDGELLAEVIKTASRCGMVNMDGSLTPAVDGFGLKMNVLILELMRECVTYALDYANYEPGRTWFQKVLELGFFQHKE, from the coding sequence ATGGATCAGGAAGCATTGACCGAACTGAACGTCGGACAGAATCTCGACGACCTGATGAATCTGGACCCCCGCGGATACGGGGTCTGCCGGATTCTTTACGAAGGATCGCGGAAGCTGGCCGGCGAACCGCTTACGATCCACGCGGCAAAAAAGCTGATGGAAACCGTCAGGGAAGGCGACGAAGTTTTAATCCTGACCGGTTTTGTCCTGACTCCTTCTCTCTGCGCGGAAACGGACGGAATTATCGGCGCCATGCTGTTTGCAAGGGCGGTTCAAAAGGCGTTTCGCGCAGTGCCGGTCCTCGTCTGCCCGGAAGAAAACGTACCGGCGGTCAGGGGAATCGCTCCGCTGATCGGACTCCATCTGTACGAATCAGTGAAGGAAGCCAAGCGTTTTCCCTTCTCCATGGCATGTCTGACTTTTCCAAAGGACGCGGAAAAAGCTGCAGCGCGCGCGGAAGAAATTATCGCACAGGGTCTCCCCTCCGTTGCGGTCACCATTGAATTTCCGGGCGCAAACGCGAAAGGCGAATATCATAACGCCGTCGGCAAAAGCGTTACCGCTCTGGAAGCCAAAGCGGACATTCTGTTTGAAAGACTTCAGGAAAAGGGAGTCCCTACCATCTCTATCGGAGATTTGGGCAATGAAATGGGCCTCGGTACGCTCGGCGGCCATTTAAACCGCTATATCCCCTACGCCGCGCCGGGAGCTTGCTCCTGCGGCTGCGGCTGCGGAATCGCCGTTGCAACCAGAGCGGAAACCGTCCTGACCGCAACCGTTTCCAACTGGGGCAGCGACGGAATGATTGCGGCGCTCGCATTCCTGAAAAAGGACCCGGAAATTCTGCACGACGGAGAACTGCTTGCAGAAGTCATTAAAACCGCCTCCCGGTGCGGAATGGTCAACATGGACGGTTCCCTGACCCCGGCGGTGGACGGCTTCGGTCTGAAAATGAACGTGCTGATTCTGGAACTGATGCGCGAATGTGTCACATACGCTTTGGACTACGCAAATTACGAACCGGGCAGAACCTGGTTTCAAAAAGTATTGGAACTTGGATTTTTTCAGCATAAGGAGTGA
- a CDS encoding aminotransferase class IV, whose amino-acid sequence MKNIGYYNGKTGPIEEMTIPMNDRAVYFGDGVYDATYAVNHIIYALEDHIARFYRSFSKLEIPFAMSKEELAKTLQELVEQVDNSESLMVYWQTTRGTGMRNHAFSEGPANLLVAIRPIPLTPIDRTLKLITVEDTRFLHCDIKTLNLIPSVMAAQRAKEAGCQEAVFHRGETVTECAHSNVSIIKDGTFRTAPLNNLILPGTARKHLVALAEEAGLKVCEKPFTVTELMDADEVIVHSSGTLCNAAVEIDGKKVGGKAPELLKKLQNAAVKRFEDYTKSKFADYAK is encoded by the coding sequence ATGAAAAACATTGGGTATTACAATGGAAAAACCGGCCCGATTGAGGAAATGACCATCCCCATGAACGACCGCGCGGTCTATTTCGGCGACGGAGTGTACGACGCAACTTATGCGGTAAATCATATTATTTATGCGCTGGAAGACCATATTGCACGTTTTTACCGCAGTTTTTCCAAACTGGAAATCCCATTTGCCATGTCGAAGGAAGAACTTGCGAAGACCCTGCAGGAGCTGGTGGAGCAGGTGGATAATTCCGAAAGCCTGATGGTCTACTGGCAGACCACCCGCGGAACCGGGATGCGCAACCATGCTTTTTCGGAGGGCCCGGCAAATCTTTTGGTTGCGATCCGGCCGATTCCGCTGACGCCGATCGACAGGACCCTGAAGCTGATTACAGTGGAAGACACGCGGTTCCTGCACTGCGATATCAAGACGCTGAACCTGATTCCGAGCGTGATGGCGGCTCAGCGCGCCAAGGAAGCCGGCTGCCAGGAAGCGGTGTTCCACCGCGGCGAAACAGTCACCGAATGCGCGCACAGCAATGTTTCCATTATCAAGGACGGCACTTTCCGCACCGCGCCGCTGAACAACCTGATCCTTCCCGGCACCGCCAGAAAGCATCTGGTCGCGCTCGCCGAAGAGGCCGGTCTGAAAGTCTGCGAAAAGCCGTTCACCGTAACGGAACTGATGGATGCCGACGAGGTCATTGTCCACAGCTCCGGCACCCTGTGCAACGCCGCTGTTGAGATCGACGGCAAAAAGGTGGGCGGCAAAGCTCCCGAACTGCTGAAAAAGCTGCAGAACGCCGCTGTGAAACGGTTTGAGGATTACACGAAATCGAAATTCGCGGACTATGCAAAATAA
- a CDS encoding GGDEF domain-containing protein: MKKTAFGHVRLLSADHNGKSERGQAYFNYQLLSCRRYMNKICLAVGIFNELLLIPDLLFIASGTGRTLIVLFRTVFTALLILFSMYYSGNRGFRSFYRMTTAAELLAVALFLFVMVQYDPPDFMIQASGLYIIVLAVFLFPNRYRNMLLVSVLGISGFLFFSWRKLGRLDPNEMTASIIYFSATVLICSIFALGRNKQQYREFLTKTRLLEMSYTDQLTKASSRNRLFSEFARWQKICRRQREPLSLSLFDIDQFKSVNDRFGHTVADHVLVELAGMIRAILPDSNLLVRWGGDEFVVLLPATSLEEAVRILETVRSAVEKKCFTREIKITCSFGVAQMEENSTLDSLIHEADDRMYEGKKRGGNRVEYGEKRAQRF; this comes from the coding sequence ATGAAAAAAACCGCATTTGGACACGTCAGGCTGTTATCCGCGGACCATAACGGCAAATCGGAGCGCGGTCAGGCGTATTTTAATTATCAGCTTTTGTCCTGCCGCCGGTATATGAATAAGATCTGCCTTGCGGTTGGAATATTCAATGAGCTTTTGTTGATCCCCGATCTCCTTTTTATTGCCAGCGGAACCGGCAGAACGCTCATCGTTTTATTCCGCACTGTTTTTACCGCCCTTCTTATCCTGTTTTCCATGTATTATTCCGGCAACAGGGGGTTCCGGTCCTTTTACCGCATGACGACAGCCGCCGAACTGCTCGCGGTTGCGCTTTTTCTGTTTGTGATGGTTCAATACGATCCTCCGGACTTTATGATTCAGGCGTCGGGGCTGTACATTATCGTACTGGCGGTTTTTCTTTTTCCAAACCGATACCGGAACATGCTTTTGGTATCGGTCTTGGGGATCTCCGGCTTCCTGTTTTTTTCCTGGAGGAAACTTGGCCGGCTGGACCCGAACGAAATGACGGCCAGCATCATCTATTTTTCGGCCACCGTTCTGATCTGCTCCATTTTTGCGCTCGGCCGCAACAAGCAGCAATACAGGGAATTCCTTACAAAGACCCGGTTGCTCGAAATGAGCTATACCGATCAGCTGACTAAAGCCTCCAGCCGCAACAGGCTTTTTTCGGAGTTCGCGAGATGGCAAAAAATCTGCCGCAGGCAGCGGGAACCGCTTTCCCTCTCCCTGTTCGACATCGACCAGTTCAAATCCGTCAACGATCGGTTCGGGCATACGGTTGCCGACCATGTCCTTGTCGAACTGGCCGGCATGATCCGGGCGATCTTGCCCGATTCAAATTTATTGGTCCGTTGGGGAGGAGACGAGTTTGTGGTCCTGCTGCCCGCAACGAGCCTGGAAGAGGCTGTGCGGATTCTTGAAACGGTCCGTTCCGCGGTTGAAAAGAAGTGTTTCACCCGGGAAATAAAAATCACGTGCAGCTTTGGCGTCGCGCAGATGGAGGAGAACTCCACGCTGGATTCCCTGATTCATGAAGCGGACGACAGGATGTATGAGGGAAAAAAGCGGGGAGGGAACCGGGTGGAGTATGGTGAGAAGCGCGCTCAGCGGTTCTGA
- a CDS encoding protein-glutamine gamma-glutamyltransferase has translation MIFIAGDKIEPESIPGVAQGSVESSVLTQLASSSEKLDYDSREQLLFELHVRSQTVAAARELDRSGMDFAIFRKSRCNPNFWDRTAEGGFRLKSGAKPSEAIQDIFEHGRKYATECATAMVIVYYRALLAVWGPETFDRVFPKIELMNWHHLDWLLREIGLMKKYPFYLPGDRRYFANPDVDPLTPEWQGENVIDLNGKLYYGHGIGIHDADFIIRSLNGNRIEDADESAYLMDSAGRPNYKNLFKVSQNR, from the coding sequence ATGATTTTCATCGCGGGCGACAAGATTGAGCCGGAGTCAATTCCCGGCGTTGCACAGGGCAGTGTGGAAAGCTCAGTTCTCACGCAGCTTGCTTCCTCAAGCGAGAAGCTCGATTACGACTCCCGGGAGCAATTGTTGTTTGAACTGCACGTGCGCAGCCAGACCGTAGCCGCCGCCAGAGAATTGGACCGCAGCGGCATGGATTTCGCGATTTTCAGGAAATCCAGATGCAACCCGAACTTCTGGGACCGCACGGCGGAAGGCGGATTCCGGCTGAAAAGCGGCGCCAAGCCCAGCGAGGCGATTCAGGATATTTTTGAGCACGGGCGCAAGTACGCGACGGAATGCGCGACCGCCATGGTCATCGTCTACTACCGCGCACTTCTCGCCGTTTGGGGACCCGAAACGTTCGACCGGGTCTTTCCGAAGATCGAACTGATGAACTGGCACCACCTCGACTGGCTTCTCCGCGAAATCGGCCTGATGAAAAAATATCCATTCTATCTTCCCGGCGACCGCCGCTACTTTGCAAACCCGGACGTCGACCCGCTGACGCCGGAATGGCAGGGGGAAAACGTCATCGATCTGAACGGAAAGCTGTACTACGGACACGGCATCGGAATCCACGACGCGGATTTCATCATTCGGTCCCTGAACGGAAACAGAATTGAGGACGCGGATGAATCCGCCTATCTGATGGATTCCGCAGGCCGCCCGAACTACAAAAACCTGTTTAAGGTCTCTCAGAACCGCTGA
- a CDS encoding peptide ABC transporter substrate-binding protein, which yields MLFRKMIAVFLVFAVLPFVLTGCKSGRPSNADKTIAYGLTDEPKTLDPQIASDSSSIIAIQALFEGLARLDAKGNAVPGAAERWQANSDSTEFTFSLRSTAKWSDQKPVTADDFVYAFRRAVSPQTNSPVCSQMFCLKNARQINAGKLAPEKLGVSAADSHTLKVDLEYSYPDFPKLTANSVFMPCNQAFFESTSGRYGLDSSFVLGNGPFRIDGKYGWAHDQYLNLKRSSSYSGGQAPLPSNVNFRVNGEDTDLSDPVAALKNGTVDAVSVSHAQALEAQTDGCTIASFQDSTWGLCFNTSSDLMKNVNVRKAFLQALDRKKVLAHLPRDASAADAIFLPGTTLLGENYRKLAGSPFLLSQDAKAAQTLASGLSELGISGSGKMGSVNVLCPDDENVKLMLNEMIISWNTQFHNYFNLEAMDESSLLSKVESGNYVAALYPVRPDGDGPAQVLSLFRSKDKGNFTGYSNAAYDSLLAKAENGTGTEAATDYAAAEEYLNRQAVFYPLYYGKRYYAMAKGVSGISFHPYQGGVDFINAGKE from the coding sequence TTGCTATTCAGGAAAATGATTGCCGTTTTCCTTGTTTTTGCCGTTCTTCCGTTTGTCCTGACAGGATGTAAAAGCGGCAGGCCGTCAAACGCCGATAAAACCATCGCTTATGGGCTGACGGATGAGCCGAAGACCCTGGACCCTCAGATCGCCTCCGATTCCTCTTCCATAATCGCGATCCAGGCGCTCTTTGAAGGACTTGCCAGGCTGGATGCCAAAGGGAACGCGGTTCCCGGGGCAGCCGAGCGCTGGCAGGCAAATTCGGACAGCACGGAATTCACCTTTTCCCTTCGCAGCACAGCGAAATGGAGCGATCAAAAGCCCGTCACCGCGGATGATTTCGTCTACGCATTCCGCCGGGCCGTTTCTCCGCAGACCAATTCTCCCGTCTGTTCGCAGATGTTCTGCCTGAAAAATGCCAGGCAGATCAACGCCGGAAAACTGGCGCCGGAAAAACTGGGAGTTTCCGCAGCGGACAGCCATACATTGAAAGTGGACCTGGAATATTCCTACCCGGATTTTCCGAAGCTGACCGCAAATTCCGTTTTCATGCCCTGCAACCAGGCGTTTTTTGAATCCACTTCCGGGCGCTACGGCCTGGATTCCTCCTTTGTGCTCGGAAACGGCCCGTTCCGCATCGACGGAAAATACGGATGGGCCCACGACCAATATCTGAATCTGAAACGTTCCTCCTCCTATTCCGGCGGCCAGGCTCCGCTGCCGTCCAACGTGAACTTTCGCGTGAACGGTGAAGACACCGATCTGAGCGACCCTGTCGCCGCCCTGAAAAACGGGACCGTCGACGCCGTTTCCGTTTCCCACGCACAGGCCCTGGAGGCGCAAACCGACGGATGCACCATCGCCTCATTTCAGGACAGCACCTGGGGCCTCTGCTTTAACACCTCGTCGGATCTGATGAAAAACGTGAACGTCCGCAAAGCCTTTTTGCAGGCGCTGGACCGGAAGAAGGTCCTAGCCCATCTGCCGCGGGACGCCTCGGCGGCGGACGCCATCTTTCTTCCGGGCACCACCTTGCTGGGGGAAAATTACCGAAAACTCGCGGGCTCTCCATTCCTGCTTTCCCAGGACGCAAAAGCCGCGCAGACGCTCGCTTCAGGCCTTTCTGAGCTCGGAATTTCCGGAAGCGGCAAAATGGGATCCGTAAATGTCCTGTGTCCGGATGACGAAAATGTTAAGCTAATGCTCAACGAGATGATTATTTCCTGGAATACGCAGTTCCATAATTACTTTAATCTGGAGGCAATGGACGAAAGCTCCCTTCTTTCCAAAGTCGAGTCGGGAAACTATGTGGCCGCCCTCTACCCCGTCAGGCCGGACGGAGACGGCCCCGCCCAGGTTCTGTCCCTGTTCCGCAGCAAGGATAAGGGGAATTTCACCGGATACAGCAACGCCGCTTATGATTCCCTCCTGGCAAAAGCGGAAAACGGGACAGGAACGGAAGCCGCCACGGATTACGCCGCGGCGGAAGAATACCTGAACCGGCAGGCTGTTTTTTACCCGTTGTATTATGGGAAGCGATACTACGCCATGGCAAAAGGCGTATCCGGAATTTCGTTTCACCCGTATCAGGGTGGCGTGGACTTTATCAACGCGGGCAAGGAATAG
- a CDS encoding P-II family nitrogen regulator — protein sequence MIIRPEKLEEVKSVLNSLSINGLTVTPVSGCGNQKGLKEVYHGTVYNLNLLPKVKVETVVHDEVVTDLISKVCEAVKTGEIGDGKIFVYNVEQAVRIRTGEQGKDAI from the coding sequence ATGATTATTCGCCCGGAAAAACTGGAAGAGGTAAAGAGCGTCCTCAACAGCCTTTCCATCAACGGCCTGACGGTGACTCCGGTTTCCGGCTGCGGAAATCAGAAAGGCCTGAAAGAGGTTTACCATGGAACCGTATACAATCTGAATCTGCTTCCGAAAGTAAAGGTGGAAACGGTTGTACACGACGAGGTCGTAACCGATCTGATCTCAAAAGTCTGCGAAGCGGTCAAAACAGGTGAAATCGGGGACGGAAAAATTTTCGTTTATAATGTGGAGCAGGCAGTCCGCATTCGGACGGGAGAACAGGGGAAAGACGCGATCTAA